The following proteins are encoded in a genomic region of Coleofasciculus chthonoplastes PCC 7420:
- the mntA gene encoding type VII toxin-antitoxin system MntA family adenylyltransferase antitoxin, giving the protein MQLNQPTIQQLKELSTQLPEKIPYLKMLILFGSRATGETHNDSDWDFATLYDPNLRQSHIADNAFKGFEVPLILGQTFGINSDIIDVVELNTCPWLLAHFIARDGILISEKDAGGFEYFRLTSLRTESELKQFRQDQRQLIDMELQKWGV; this is encoded by the coding sequence ATGCAGCTAAATCAACCCACAATACAACAACTCAAGGAACTATCCACCCAACTTCCCGAAAAAATTCCCTACTTAAAAATGCTCATTCTATTTGGTTCAAGGGCGACAGGAGAAACCCATAATGATAGTGATTGGGACTTTGCCACCCTCTATGATCCCAATCTCCGCCAGTCTCATATTGCCGACAATGCCTTTAAGGGGTTTGAAGTTCCATTAATTCTGGGTCAAACTTTTGGCATCAATAGCGATATCATTGATGTCGTCGAACTGAACACCTGTCCGTGGCTGCTGGCTCATTTTATCGCCCGTGACGGCATCCTCATTTCTGAAAAAGACGCGGGAGGATTCGAGTATTTTCGTTTGACATCCTTGAGGACTGAATCAGAATTAAAACAGTTTCGCCAAGACCAGCGTCAGCTTATTGATATGGAATTACAAAAGTGGGGTGTATGA
- the cas3 gene encoding type I-D CRISPR-associated helicase Cas3', translated as MSEYQITLKPIYSCPADQVPEGFTLPQGWSSLSGHQVETLAAIRNPDIDVIFNTAMTGDGKSLAAYLEVLQGNSCAMGLYPTNELARDQELQIRGYIDTFQPANDPRVVRLSGADLEQYAENEGLRKSAAIASRSSQAEVLLTNPDIFHYLHRGAYLVKGDSPDRLWGRIDKDFDLFIFDEFHVFNPPQVASIINTLLLIRCTNRRKKFLFLSATPEPPLIERLQTAGFRVKLINNTYKFPDTVAACQQLEQQQWRQVSRSITLKFIPLDPSFNASEAWIVNHLALILAQFQQHPGSKGAIILNSIAAVKRLVPFLREKLQPVGLTVGENTGLSGSGEKARSLAADLVVGTSTIDVGVDFKINFLIFESADAGNFIQRLGRLGRHQGYEQKGKFVKFKTFTAYALVPNFLVERLFTAEQPPLHPTGDYNRSFLHQTITANYRQINDFRGYYSRWGAVQSCFLAYQLRDRTIQSQYAQSRETFCQLSEAVFNTQLKRVAGRIRGWAQDWQELSGKKGNPIAEDAASFRGVSSLQCGLYDITEDNPVDRFKTYNLPGILSNLEIEWWTKAGFIRTLQQTATDTRQPIAKGRFEYCLGFMKLHAYREERLNWRFTYPGDLQPIAEAFKVQVLTGIQIWQPDNPWVGAINQRLQKQGLVSYVLSRSVIEVRRRLRLPMHFQIYPISDQYSIHEATAPYAIALGQSALLLDTLAHRFQNQGGEIWIT; from the coding sequence ATGTCCGAGTATCAAATTACGCTCAAACCCATCTATTCTTGTCCGGCTGATCAAGTACCCGAAGGGTTCACCTTACCCCAAGGCTGGTCATCCCTGTCTGGACATCAAGTGGAAACCTTAGCCGCCATCAGAAATCCAGACATTGATGTTATTTTTAACACCGCCATGACTGGAGATGGCAAAAGTTTAGCCGCTTATTTAGAGGTTCTGCAAGGGAATAGTTGTGCCATGGGACTCTATCCTACCAATGAACTTGCCCGTGATCAAGAACTCCAGATTCGCGGCTATATTGATACCTTTCAGCCTGCCAATGACCCCCGTGTTGTGCGACTGTCTGGGGCAGACTTAGAACAGTATGCCGAAAATGAAGGATTAAGAAAAAGCGCCGCGATCGCCTCTCGTAGCAGTCAGGCGGAGGTGTTACTCACCAATCCCGATATTTTCCATTATTTACATCGCGGGGCGTATTTAGTTAAGGGGGATAGTCCGGATCGGTTATGGGGGCGAATTGATAAGGATTTTGACTTATTTATCTTTGATGAATTCCACGTCTTTAATCCGCCCCAAGTTGCCAGCATTATTAATACCCTGTTGCTGATTCGCTGTACCAATCGCCGCAAAAAATTCCTATTTCTATCGGCGACACCGGAACCGCCGTTAATTGAGCGATTGCAAACCGCTGGATTTCGGGTCAAACTAATTAACAATACCTATAAGTTCCCCGATACCGTAGCCGCCTGTCAACAATTAGAACAGCAGCAGTGGCGGCAAGTTTCTCGGTCAATTACGCTCAAGTTTATCCCCCTCGACCCCTCATTTAATGCCTCGGAAGCCTGGATAGTCAACCATTTAGCCTTAATTTTGGCTCAGTTTCAGCAGCATCCAGGGAGTAAAGGGGCAATAATTCTCAACTCCATTGCTGCCGTGAAGCGACTGGTGCCCTTTTTGCGGGAGAAGTTGCAGCCTGTGGGGTTAACAGTGGGAGAAAATACCGGGTTATCGGGAAGCGGAGAAAAAGCGCGATCGCTGGCGGCGGATTTAGTGGTTGGTACGAGTACAATTGATGTGGGCGTAGATTTTAAGATTAACTTTTTAATCTTTGAGTCGGCTGATGCGGGGAACTTTATTCAACGGTTGGGGCGGTTGGGGCGCCATCAGGGGTATGAACAAAAGGGTAAATTTGTCAAGTTTAAAACCTTTACCGCTTATGCCTTAGTTCCCAACTTTTTAGTCGAACGCTTGTTTACAGCAGAACAGCCCCCATTACACCCCACTGGAGACTATAATCGCTCATTTTTACATCAGACTATTACCGCAAACTATCGCCAGATTAACGACTTTCGCGGCTATTATTCCCGCTGGGGGGCAGTACAGTCCTGTTTCTTAGCCTATCAGTTACGCGATCGCACAATTCAGTCTCAGTATGCCCAGAGTCGGGAAACGTTTTGTCAACTCAGCGAGGCTGTATTTAATACCCAATTGAAGCGAGTGGCGGGGCGGATTCGGGGATGGGCGCAAGACTGGCAAGAATTATCGGGAAAGAAAGGCAATCCCATTGCTGAAGATGCGGCAAGTTTTCGCGGTGTGAGTTCCTTACAATGTGGACTCTATGACATCACCGAAGACAATCCCGTTGACCGATTTAAAACCTACAACTTACCCGGAATTCTGAGTAACCTAGAGATTGAATGGTGGACGAAAGCCGGATTTATACGGACACTTCAGCAGACCGCCACAGACACCAGACAACCCATTGCCAAAGGGAGGTTTGAATACTGTCTGGGATTTATGAAATTGCACGCCTATCGGGAAGAACGATTAAACTGGCGGTTTACCTATCCAGGAGACTTACAACCGATTGCAGAGGCGTTCAAGGTGCAGGTACTCACCGGGATTCAAATTTGGCAACCCGATAACCCTTGGGTGGGTGCAATTAACCAACGGTTACAGAAGCAGGGATTAGTCAGTTATGTCTTGTCGCGTTCCGTCATAGAAGTAAGGCGGCGATTACGCTTACCGATGCACTTTCAGATCTATCCGATCAGCGACCAATACAGTATACACGAAGCAACAGCCCCTTATGCGATCGCCCTTGGACAATCTGCATTATTACTCGATACCCTAGCCCATCGATTTCAGAATCAGGGAGGAGAAATATGGATTACTTAA
- a CDS encoding WYL domain-containing protein produces MSRKGQSITLSLSTRDKTELEAIALELGILWGERANISKLVEAIARRQLLVLPNQDWTDSRIQALDRTIGALTDIGEMEQARIVAELLLERSELSIPLRRKIEGFVDNLPPPWRIEIDRYLRRQHPFELSYQDAPGRLWQFTIRYGRINLHEKRQYLDCWCEETEGNLDIPELQHNWCLRLDRIQDAAITPIKGQWRHNLDQIEVEMHLFKGLAFAYQARREDQENDWLPDQPRVRRVVRSVSSTFWFLREVKQYGKDCQIIVPDSVRSRYIDELIATCNQYNLTVSIPDQ; encoded by the coding sequence ATGAGTCGCAAAGGTCAGTCAATCACCCTATCCCTATCCACACGAGACAAAACCGAACTAGAAGCGATCGCGCTAGAATTAGGTATCTTATGGGGAGAACGTGCCAATATCTCCAAACTCGTAGAAGCGATCGCCCGTCGTCAGTTATTGGTATTACCGAATCAGGATTGGACCGATAGTCGTATCCAGGCGTTAGATCGGACAATTGGCGCCTTAACTGATATTGGAGAGATGGAACAAGCGCGGATTGTGGCAGAATTATTACTCGAACGCAGCGAACTCTCGATTCCCCTACGCCGCAAAATTGAAGGGTTTGTGGACAATTTACCCCCACCTTGGCGGATAGAGATTGACCGCTATCTGCGCCGCCAGCATCCTTTTGAGTTATCCTATCAAGATGCCCCAGGGCGTTTATGGCAGTTTACGATTCGTTATGGGAGAATCAATCTCCACGAAAAACGTCAGTACCTCGATTGCTGGTGTGAAGAAACCGAAGGGAACCTGGATATTCCGGAGTTACAGCATAACTGGTGTTTGCGATTAGATCGGATTCAAGACGCCGCGATAACGCCGATTAAGGGACAATGGCGACACAATTTGGATCAGATTGAGGTGGAAATGCATCTATTTAAAGGATTAGCATTTGCCTATCAAGCCAGACGCGAGGATCAGGAAAACGACTGGCTACCGGATCAGCCACGAGTACGGCGGGTGGTGAGAAGCGTATCGAGTACGTTTTGGTTTCTGCGGGAGGTGAAGCAATATGGCAAAGACTGTCAAATCATCGTCCCTGACTCCGTGCGATCGCGTTATATTGATGAGTTAATCGCGACTTGTAATCAGTACAATTTGACTGTTTCAATCCCTGATCAGTAG
- a CDS encoding Rpn family recombination-promoting nuclease/putative transposase: MKTDTLFYSLFKQFPSIFFELINQSTEQATTYQFTSREIKQLAFRLDGLFFPKTENSQNPFYVVEVQFQPDEDLYYRIFAELFLYLRQDKPACPWRVVVIYPTRRIEREQPLQFRELFTRVQRIYLDELGDDASDSLGVNIVKLVIENQQTAPERARTLIEQAQAQITDQTTQRNLINLIETIIVYKLPQKSREEIEAMFGLSELKQTKVYQEAKQEGLDEGQLKAKLETIPRMMQLGLNVEMIAEGLDLPLEVVKAAAQSFSQQNVAAFIELLTHQRELFSAQDLADLADLIKPLPDKIENLSYAIAQWCKQDGHSAQLQAWRHLLSDLLAATVEQLLARNLESLDTPSAVLNKAMLQQAIEQ; encoded by the coding sequence GTGAAAACTGATACCCTGTTTTATAGCCTGTTTAAACAATTTCCCAGTATCTTCTTTGAACTGATTAACCAGTCAACAGAACAAGCAACAACTTATCAATTCACCTCCCGTGAAATCAAACAACTAGCATTTCGACTGGATGGTTTATTTTTCCCCAAGACGGAAAACTCCCAAAACCCCTTCTATGTCGTCGAAGTTCAGTTTCAACCCGATGAGGATTTATACTATCGTATATTTGCTGAACTCTTTCTCTACTTGAGACAAGATAAACCCGCTTGTCCTTGGCGGGTTGTCGTCATTTATCCGACTCGCCGGATTGAACGAGAACAACCGTTACAATTTCGGGAACTGTTTACCAGAGTGCAACGGATTTACTTGGATGAGTTAGGAGACGATGCATCGGATTCCTTGGGGGTTAATATTGTTAAGCTAGTGATTGAAAATCAACAGACAGCCCCTGAACGAGCAAGGACCCTAATCGAACAAGCCCAAGCTCAGATAACGGATCAGACGACACAACGGAACCTAATTAATTTAATTGAGACAATCATTGTTTACAAATTACCGCAAAAAAGCCGAGAGGAGATAGAAGCCATGTTCGGGTTAAGTGAACTCAAACAAACCAAAGTTTATCAAGAAGCCAAACAAGAAGGGTTAGATGAAGGTCAACTCAAAGCTAAGTTAGAAACCATCCCTCGGATGATGCAGTTGGGTTTAAACGTGGAGATGATTGCTGAAGGGTTAGATTTACCTCTCGAAGTTGTCAAAGCCGCAGCACAGTCATTCTCTCAACAGAATGTTGCGGCTTTTATTGAACTCTTAACTCATCAACGAGAACTTTTCTCGGCTCAAGACTTGGCTGACTTGGCTGACTTAATCAAACCGTTACCTGATAAAATAGAAAATCTATCTTATGCGATCGCACAATGGTGCAAGCAAGACGGACATTCAGCCCAGCTTCAGGCTTGGCGTCATCTTCTCTCTGACTTATTGGCGGCTACCGTCGAGCAATTGTTAGCAAGGAACCTCGAATCCCTTGATACTCCATCTGCTGTACTCAACAAAGCTATGTTACAACAGGCGATTGAACAGTAG
- a CDS encoding NAD(+) kinase, with translation MGKAGIIYNDYKPVACRVAEELQEQLMAAGWEVYMATGVGGLLGYSRPESPVCHTPIDKLAAPGFDEKMAFAIVLGGDGTVMAAFRQVAPFGIPLLAINTGHMGFLTEIYLNQLPQAIEQVMTGEYEIEERAMLLVQVVRDQCIWWEALCLNEMVLHREPLTCMCHFEVKIGRHSSVDIAADGVIISTPTGSTAYSLSAGGTVVTPGVPVLQLMPICPHSLASRALVFADTEKVQVFPAMPTQLVMVVDGNAGCYVLPEDQVHVARSPYSAKFIRLQPPEFFRVLREKLGWGLPHIAKPTSVELP, from the coding sequence GTGGGCAAAGCAGGGATTATTTATAACGACTACAAACCTGTAGCTTGTCGGGTTGCTGAAGAGTTACAAGAGCAACTCATGGCAGCGGGTTGGGAAGTGTATATGGCAACGGGTGTGGGCGGACTTTTAGGCTATTCCCGCCCTGAGTCTCCAGTCTGTCATACACCGATAGATAAGCTAGCAGCGCCGGGATTTGATGAAAAAATGGCGTTTGCGATCGTTCTGGGGGGAGATGGTACGGTGATGGCGGCGTTTCGCCAAGTGGCGCCCTTCGGAATTCCTCTGCTGGCAATTAATACCGGACACATGGGATTTCTGACTGAAATCTATCTGAATCAACTTCCCCAGGCGATAGAACAGGTGATGACGGGGGAGTATGAGATAGAAGAACGCGCGATGCTGTTGGTGCAGGTGGTGCGGGATCAGTGTATCTGGTGGGAAGCCTTGTGTTTGAATGAGATGGTTTTGCACCGGGAACCGTTGACCTGTATGTGCCATTTTGAGGTGAAAATTGGACGGCATTCGTCGGTGGATATTGCGGCTGATGGGGTGATTATCTCCACACCGACGGGTTCGACGGCGTATTCCCTGAGTGCGGGGGGAACGGTGGTAACGCCTGGGGTGCCAGTGTTGCAGTTGATGCCGATATGTCCTCATTCTTTGGCGTCGCGGGCGTTAGTGTTTGCGGATACGGAAAAAGTGCAGGTGTTTCCGGCGATGCCGACTCAGTTGGTGATGGTGGTGGATGGAAATGCGGGCTGTTATGTGTTACCTGAGGATCAGGTTCATGTGGCGCGATCGCCTTATTCGGCTAAATTTATTCGCCTGCAACCGCCTGAGTTTTTCCGGGTGTTGCGTGAGAAGTTGGGCTGGGGATTACCTCACATTGCGAAACCGACATCGGTGGAGTTACCTTAA
- a CDS encoding SDR family oxidoreductase produces MNLLVVGATGTLGRQVVRRALDEGHQVRCLVRSPRKATFLKEWGAELVQGNLCEPDTLPPALEGITAIIDAATSRPTGSLTIKQVDWDGKVALIQAAAAAGVERFVFFSILNCEKFPKVPLMEIKRCTELFLAESGLNYTILQPAGFMQGLIMQYAVPILEGQAVWITGEAAPTAYMDTQDIAKFAVRALEVPETTNKTFPVVGTRAWRADEIISLCERLSGKDARIARLPINFLRAMRQITRFFQWGWNIADRLAFTEVLATGKPMTASMDEVYPVFGLDPNDTTTLEAYLQEYFSRITKKLREIDYEKSKAKKKKRKTPMKKP; encoded by the coding sequence ATGAACTTGTTGGTCGTTGGTGCAACAGGCACTTTAGGAAGACAGGTGGTTCGTCGGGCGCTCGATGAAGGTCATCAGGTGCGCTGTCTGGTGCGTAGCCCTAGGAAAGCCACATTTTTGAAAGAATGGGGAGCCGAACTGGTACAAGGAAACTTGTGTGAACCCGATACATTACCGCCTGCTTTGGAAGGCATAACCGCTATTATTGATGCAGCAACCTCTAGACCAACAGGCTCTCTCACCATTAAACAGGTAGACTGGGATGGCAAGGTGGCGCTGATTCAAGCGGCGGCGGCGGCGGGAGTGGAGCGCTTTGTCTTTTTCTCGATTCTCAATTGTGAGAAGTTTCCCAAGGTGCCGTTGATGGAGATTAAACGGTGTACTGAACTGTTTCTGGCAGAATCAGGATTAAATTACACCATCTTGCAACCTGCTGGGTTTATGCAAGGACTGATTATGCAGTATGCTGTGCCAATCTTGGAAGGGCAAGCGGTTTGGATTACCGGGGAAGCTGCGCCCACCGCTTATATGGATACTCAGGATATTGCTAAATTTGCCGTTCGTGCGCTTGAGGTTCCGGAAACGACAAATAAAACCTTTCCGGTTGTGGGAACACGAGCCTGGAGAGCCGATGAGATTATTAGTCTATGTGAGCGACTCTCCGGTAAGGATGCTAGAATTGCTCGACTCCCGATTAATTTCTTGCGGGCAATGCGCCAGATTACCAGATTTTTTCAGTGGGGTTGGAATATCGCCGATCGCTTGGCATTCACGGAGGTGTTAGCGACGGGGAAACCGATGACGGCTTCTATGGATGAGGTTTATCCGGTTTTTGGTCTTGATCCCAACGATACAACTACTTTGGAAGCTTATCTGCAAGAGTATTTTAGCCGAATTACCAAGAAGCTGAGGGAAATTGATTATGAGAAAAGCAAGGCGAAAAAGAAGAAGAGGAAGACACCGATGAAAAAACCTTAA
- the petM gene encoding cytochrome b6-f complex subunit PetM yields MNAEIFNAAVLSFTLILVGMGLGFLLLKIQGGEG; encoded by the coding sequence ATGAACGCTGAAATTTTCAATGCTGCTGTACTATCCTTTACCCTAATTCTCGTGGGTATGGGTTTGGGATTTTTGTTACTCAAAATCCAAGGCGGCGAGGGGTAG
- the pdxA gene encoding 4-hydroxythreonine-4-phosphate dehydrogenase PdxA, whose translation MKTEKYLFTQPHHPPQGRPRLAVTLGDPAGIGPEVVLKALADEQITQDAQITVIGSRSLLQTAYKELRHTVDSTTPLAEPDNLSILDIPLDASTAHQITLGRGNAASGDASFAYLKSAIAQTLAGEFEGIVTAPIAKSFWKAAGHDYPGQTEVLAQAAGVERFGMLFVARSPHTGWLLRTLLATTHIPLHQVPHTLTPDLMKTKLDLLVEYLRLEFGVETPRIAISGLNPHSGEQGQLGREEKDWLIPWLEQERKQRPQIKLDGPVPPDTLWVKAGQAWYSNPAIPNLPDAYLALYHDQGLIPVKLMAFDRAINTTIGLPFVRTSPDHGTAYDIAGQGIANSTSMKAAIQLAAQLVRHRQLL comes from the coding sequence ATGAAAACTGAGAAATATTTGTTTACACAACCGCACCATCCACCCCAAGGGCGTCCTCGCTTGGCTGTCACCTTGGGTGATCCGGCTGGAATTGGTCCGGAGGTGGTGCTGAAGGCGTTGGCAGATGAGCAGATAACTCAAGATGCTCAAATAACGGTTATTGGTAGTCGCTCGTTGTTACAGACGGCGTATAAGGAATTGCGGCACACCGTAGACAGTACCACACCTCTGGCTGAACCAGATAATCTATCCATACTAGATATCCCCTTAGACGCCTCAACCGCACATCAGATTACTCTGGGGCGGGGAAATGCGGCGAGTGGGGACGCCAGTTTTGCTTATTTAAAGAGTGCGATCGCGCAAACCTTGGCGGGTGAGTTTGAGGGAATTGTCACTGCGCCGATTGCCAAGTCATTCTGGAAAGCCGCCGGACATGACTATCCGGGTCAAACTGAAGTGTTAGCACAGGCGGCTGGTGTCGAGCGATTCGGGATGCTATTCGTCGCGCGATCGCCTCATACCGGGTGGCTATTGCGAACCCTGTTAGCCACAACCCATATTCCTTTGCATCAAGTCCCCCATACTTTAACCCCAGACTTGATGAAAACAAAACTGGATTTACTGGTGGAATACTTACGGCTGGAGTTTGGGGTAGAAACCCCTCGCATTGCCATTTCTGGGTTAAACCCCCACAGTGGTGAACAGGGACAATTAGGGCGTGAGGAAAAAGACTGGTTGATTCCCTGGCTAGAACAGGAACGAAAGCAACGTCCCCAGATAAAATTGGATGGACCTGTACCACCCGATACCCTTTGGGTAAAAGCGGGTCAAGCCTGGTACAGTAATCCAGCCATCCCCAATCTCCCCGATGCGTATTTGGCGCTTTACCATGACCAAGGTTTAATTCCAGTTAAACTGATGGCATTTGACCGAGCGATTAACACCACAATTGGTCTACCATTTGTGCGAACCTCTCCGGATCACGGTACGGCTTATGATATTGCTGGTCAGGGAATTGCTAATTCGACCAGTATGAAAGCGGCGATTCAATTAGCGGCACAATTGGTACGGCACAGGCAATTGTTGTAG